The Augochlora pura isolate Apur16 unplaced genomic scaffold, APUR_v2.2.1 APUR_unplaced_2581, whole genome shotgun sequence nucleotide sequence ACTCCGTCACCCCCGAGGAGGTGGCCTCAGCCGTCTCCAGGGAGGGAGGGTGCGCCGAGGGGGACGTTCAGACTGGCTCCATCCGGTCGGCCCCCTCCGGCCTAGGCACCCTCTGGGTCCGCTGCCCCCTGGCggccgcgagaaaaatcgcggTCGCCGGCGCGATCACAGTGGGGTGGACCCGGACGACGGTTGAGGCCCTGAGCGCCCGGCCACTGCAGTGTTACCGCTGCCTCGAGATGGGGCACACACGTCAGCGGTGCACTGCAGCCGAGGATAGGTCAGGTCGCTGCTACGGATGCGGCGACCTCGGCCATAAGGCCAGCGAGTGCCCGGCCGTACCGAAATGCCCGCTCTGTTCGGATGCGGGCAGGCCGGCCGGACACCGCCTCGGCAGCCGGGCGTGCCCCGccagcgcgcggcgcgatctCACCGCCCAGAAAGGGGCGggcgaaaagaaaaagcgCAAGACAAAAGCGGGGGCCAAGGCAGCGGCCCCCGCTGTGGCTAAAGAGGGGGCAGGAGGACCCGCCCCCAGCCAAGAGAAAGTAGGGCCCGCCGAGGCCCCTAAGGCCGTCGCACCAGCTTCGGCCAAGGAGGCGAAGACGGCCGTGTAATGGGGCCCAAGGGCCCAATTATACAGGCCAACCTGAACCGCTCGGCCAGGGCACAGGATCTTCTGATGCAGAACATGGCCGAGCGGGGTGCCGGGTTGGCTGTCGTGTCGGAGCCACACAGGGTCCCCGAACATCCGCATTGGATGGGGGACTCTGTGGGCTCCGTCGCGGTGCTATGGGTGGGCCGGCAAGGATCCCCGCCATGTTCCGCCATCGAGCGGGGGCGGGGATACCTTGCCATTGAATGGGGTGATATCGCGGTGGTGGCCATATATGCACCTCCCAGCTGGCCCCTCAAGCAGTTCGAGCAGTGCCTGGACAGGGTAGGGAGATGTATCTCCCGCTG carries:
- the LOC144477648 gene encoding uncharacterized protein LOC144477648, whose product is MGPKGPIIQANLNRSARAQDLLMQNMAERGAGLAVVSEPHRVPEHPHWMGDSVGSVAVLWVGRQGSPPCSAIERGRGYLAIEWGDIAVVAIYAPPSWPLKQFEQCLDR